The Spiroplasma litorale nucleotide sequence CGGGTCATTTCTATGTTGTTTTCTTTCGTTTTCGCTAAGTCATTTTTTTCTTAATCTTATGTCGTTTGGAGTAACTTCTACTAACTCATCTCACTCTATAAATTCAATTGCTTCTTCAAGTGTAAATGTTTTTGGTGGAGTTAACTTAACTGAATCATCACTCCCACTTGCACGTGTGTTAGTTAGTTTTTTACCAGTTGTTGGATTAACATTTAAATCATTGTTTCTTGAATGAAGTCCAATAATCATACCATCATATACGTTAACTTGAGGACCTACAAATAAAATCCCTCTCTCTTCAAGGTTATTTAAAGCATATGGTAATGTAACACCATTTGCCATCGAAATAAGAACACCATTTTGTCTACCATCAATTTTACCTTTGTAATCTTCATAACCAATTATAGATTTAACAAAGACACCTTCTCCACGAGTATCATTAATAAATTCTGTTTTGAATCCAATTAAACCTCTTGTTGGGACTTTGTAAACAACTTTATCCCTTACTCCATCAGAGTGCATGTCTAACATTATACCTTTTCTTAAATTAAGTTTATTAATCACTGTACCTGCAAATTCAGTTGGAACATCAATTATTACTTTTTCTACTGGTTCTAATTTATTACCTTTTTCATCAACTTTAAAGATTACCTCTGGTCTTGAAATTCCTATTTCAAAACCTTCTCTTCTCATTGTTTCAATTAAAACAGAAAGATGTAACTCACCTCTTCCAAGTACTTTAAATCCATCAGCTGATGAGTTACTTAAGGGTTCAACACGTAATCCAACGTTAACTTCAAGTTCCTTTTCAAGTCTTTCTTTAATGTTTCTAGTAGTTAAGAATTTACCCACTTTTCCCGCAAAAGGAGAAGTATTTACTAAAAAATTCATACTCATTGTTGGTTGTTCAATTATTATTGGTGGTAGTGGATCAATATTTTCTGGATCACAAATAGTATCTCCAATTGTTAGTTCTGATATCCCTGATACTACAACAATTTCTCCAGCTTGAGCTTCTTTTACAGCTACTCTTTTTAGACCTTGATAAATAAATAGTCCAGATATTTTTGCTTTTACTGTTGTTTTATCATTTTTAGATACAACAATTTGTTGATTTTCTTTCAACACACCTTTAAATAATCTACCAATACCTAATCTACCAATAAAAGAATCATAAGCAAGTGATGATATTTGAAGTTGTATTGGTTCATTTGCAAGTTCTAAAGGATAACATCCAACTTGTTTTATAATAGTTTCAAATAAAGGTTCTAAGTTTTTACTAGTCTCTTCAATTGAATATTGGACAATTCCTTCTCTTGCAATACCAAATAATGTTGGAAATTCTAGTTGTTCTTCATCTGCATCTAATTCCATAAATAGTTCAAGAACTTCATCAACTACTTCTAATGCTCTTTGATCTTTTTTATCAATTTTATTTATTAATAAAATTGGTTTTAGTTTTAATTCTAAAGCTTTTGATAAAACAAATCTTGTTTGAGGCATTGGCCCTTCTGTAGAATCAACTAAAAGTATAACTGTATCAACAGTTTTCATAATACGTTCCACTTCACTTGAAAAATCAGCATGACCTGGAGTATCAACTATATTAATTTTGTAATCTTTATATTCTATTGAACAGTTTTTTGAATATATTGTAATACCTCTTTCACGTTCTTGGTCATTACTATCCATTACTTGTTCTTTAACTTCTTCGTTAGCTCTAAAAACACCTGCTTGACTTAAAAATGCGTCCACCAATGTTGACTTCCCTGCATCAACGTGGGCGATAACCGCAATATTGATAATCTTTTTATTCATAAGTTTCTCCTAATAATTTCTATAAATTAATTTTTTAAGGTTTTATAAAATATATCCTCTGGTAAATCAGAAACCATTTTTGTTTCACTAATTCTTAACTCTTCTTCCATAATTAAAGGTTTTTCTTGCATTATGATTTTTTTAGTTAATTTCTCTTCTTGTTGAATTATCAACTCTCTAAATAATAAACTAAAATAAAATTTTGTTGAATAGTAAATCGCAAAATTATATAAAATAACTTCATTATCAGATTCAAACTCAGTATTATCAGTTTCATCATCTTCTAATATGTCTAACAAGTCACTGATAAGGTCATTTAATCTATAAAACTCTTCTATTAATATATTAAATTGAATATCTTCTTTTAATTTATACAAACAATTAGTTATTTCTTGAATAATAACCTCATATTTTTTAATTATTTTTATTTTTACAAAAGCCTCTTCAAAACCTTTAAGTAAAGAAAAAGCAAACTCTTTAAATGCAAAATCATAAATATGTAAGTGATCCATTGTTTGTTTTTTAGTCTCCATAAAAAACTTAAACGCTGAATCATACACACTTTGATAGTCATAAAAACAATCACACATTGCCATAAGTCTTAACAAACAACTTAAACTATCTCTGTTAACAACCCTATCATCATGTATTTCATTTTTTTCAAATGATGTTTCAATATATTCTCTAAAAGTATCTAAATCCTTTTTTTCAAATCATTCTGTTTGTAAATCATTTAAATATTTATTATCTTTCCCAAATAATGAAAAAAGTATTAATATTTCTCTATTAATTATTTCATATGGTAAAAAACTATAATTGTCATAATCTCTTATCACTATATTCTCCTTAATTTAGATTATTTAAATAATCTAAATAACAAATGTTGATTGCTAAAATTGCTCAGATATTAATAATCATATCATCTTCAAAACCTTCATCTTCTGAGAGTGTTTCTTTAATAAAATTTGACCCATAATTAAATGTATCAAGAGCATTGTTGTTTAATAAATTGATATCTTTTCAGAAGTCCTTATTTAGTTCTTTTTCATAAAAAGTATCTTTTTTGAAGTTATTTTTTTTAAAAATATTATTAACTTCTTCAGTAAAGTTATCTTTTATACCAAATTTTGTATTATTTATTAAAACTATCAACATTTTAATATTATCAAGTTCTTCGTTATCAATCAAAAAAAATAACAAATTATTTAAATATTTTGCCTTTAATTCATCTAATAAGAACACTAAATCTTTAAAAATGTTTATTAATATTAAAGAATCATTCAAACCATCATTTAATTGCATTATCATTGAGGCACAATCAGAAATGATAAGCAGTCTTGTGGCTTGCGATCTATAACCAACATAAATATTATTAACATAATTTAAAAACTCAGTCCTATTTTTTTCATAACTAGATGATACTTTAACAAGTTTTTCTCCAAAATCAGTTAGTGAATCTATAATTTTGCGCTCTTTTTTTGAAAAGTTTTTTAATATACTTTTAGCTGATTCTACAAGTTCTAATCATTCATTATTTTGCATAATTATTCCTCTTATATAATTTCATATTTTTCAAAATATTGCTCAATTATTGTTTTAAATACATTTATTTTTTTCATTTCAACTGCTGCGTAAGGCTCTTGATTTACATCTGGGTGAAATTGTTTTGCAAATTTACGATATATTTTTTTAAATTCTTCAGGTTTTGATAATTTTGTAAGACCAAAATAAGAAAAAGCCTCATTAACTTCATCGTAAAATACAATTGTTTTTGTTTTTTCGAAAAAATCATCAAAGTCTTCAGGTTCTTCTTCAAAAAAACTAGATCTAAATTTAGTACTACTTGTACCAGTTCCATAATTGCTTTGAAACATATAAGTTTCAATGGCAAGGTCTACTGCTTGATCAAGCATTTTAGATCAGTGATAAGTATTTTCATCCCCTAAATCAATAATTTCTTCTATAATTAAATGATTTTTATATGGGTCTAGTTTACGAGAATTAACCAATCTTATTGATTTTTCAACTATACCATCAATTATTTCAGTTGCTGTTCTTTGCATTAAATCAAATAGTCTTTTTAGTGGTTCATCATTAATATCTTTATTTGAAAATGTAAAATTAAATACTTTTCAAAACTTAGTGGTTGTATAATATGTAAATTTAGTTAGCGCCATTATTATTACAGTCGCAGAGTATGCATCAAGTCTAGTAGATAAATACTCATAAAATTTAGCAAATAAACTTACTGCTGGCATTGAATAAAAGTATTCAAATAATTCAAATCTTCCAAATCTTCAATCATAAGGTTCAAAATCATCAGGTAGTTTTTGAACACTTAGAGCATTTTTGATTTCTTTATTATAAAATTCGATTTGCTCTAATAAATTATCTGAACTTCAATAACTTGCATTCATCATTGAACGCTCTCAAGCTATAATACTTGATACACCATCAGAATAATCAAAAACTGAGCTACTTTTATTAAATTCTTTTTTAAGTTTTTTAAATTCTTTTTTTCAACCCATTTTATTTACTCCACTTAATGTAATTATACTTTATATTGCTCCAACTTTTAATATTTCACTTATATTTTTATAATTAGGAAGTATTGAACCCACATAATTTCAAAAACTCTTTGAATGATTTTTATGAACTAAATGAGCAAGTTCATGTACAACAACATATTCTAGTGCTTGAATTGGATAATGAATTAATCGTATATTTAATACAATTTTAGATTTATCTGGATAGCAAACCCCCCATTTTCCTTTTATTTCTTTAACAGATAAGTTTTTAAAATCTAAATTCATATATGCTTTTCAATTGTTTATTACTTTTAAAAAATTATTATGATGAATAATAGATAATTTTTTATACATTTTTTTAATTGTTTCTTGTTCTGTTTCATAAATTTTAAATACATATCCAGGCTGATCAATTGTTGGGTTTTTTGTAAAATAAGCAATTTTATCTTCACCAAATATTTTTACAAAACCTTGACCCTCATTAATTTTAAACATCGCAGCCTGAACACTTATTAATTTTGTTATTTTATTAATATTTTTATATATTAATCTTTCTATTTCTCAATCTTCTGCTTGGATTGGAGCTGTTATAATTATTTTTTTATCAACAACTTTTAATCTAATATATTTTTGTGATTTAAAACTAAGGTGGTATTCAATTTCTTCGCCTTTATAACTAAGTTTTTTTACTATGCTTAAGTTTTTTTGCATCTTTTTTATCCTGCCTCTTTTGTTTTAATTCCATTATATATTTATATCTTTTTTCGTTTTCTAAATCTTTTTGTTCTTTATTTAGTTTTTTTAACTCTTTATTTAAATTTTCCCCTTTGAAATCTCCAAAATTTATTCTTCCTTCAAGAACATGATTCATTAAAGATCTATTTTGAGGATTTGAAATTGATTCTTCTCAATATATTATTTGACACTTACGAGCAAGATCTGCTTCAAATATTGAAAATGCACCAAATATTGCAATAATAATATAAATTGATTGAATTATTATCATTCAAGTACTATAAAAACTATAATTATTTTTTAATGCCGAATAGTATCAATGTGTAACATTATTTTCATCAATTGAAGTTGAACTACCAACTTCAGGATAATGCCCGAAAAATGGAATTGTATATTGTAATATATAAATAACTGAGCAAAATAAAGCAGGTCAAAACAATAGACTAAATGCAAGTTTTGCTCTGCCTTGTCATGTGTTTTTTGTTAAAAAAGGGATTGCAAGTGCAAATACAAAACACGAAATCAAAACAATAATAGCAATTGGTATAAAAATTCAATATGCTATATCGTTATATCATTGTTGATATATTTGGCCATCTCTATAAAGAATTAGAGAAACAGTGTATAAAAATAAATATCTAATACCTGGGTCATAAGCAATCGCTAATATAAACAATATTGGCGCTATAAAAGCAAATATAATCATTGCAATTCTAAAAACAAATATAATTGTATTTAAAGTAACATTACCAGGACTATATTTTCTATATTTTAACTTTTCAATAACCTCTTTAGATTTTTTTAGTTTTTTGGGTTTTTCAGTCTTATTTTTTACCATTTTTCCACCTAAATATCATTTTATCATTATATAAAAAAGAAACTAAACTTATTAAAATTGGTTTAGTTTCTAGTGCTTGTTTTCGTCATTTTCAACTCTTCTAGATATATATTTGTAATTTGTACTTGGACGTGATTGAGATTCGTTTGACCTGAATTCTTCTTTTGTTCTTTCAAAAGATAACGGATCATAAAAGTCCATTAATGTAGAATCGTCAAGATTTTTATTAGTAGATTGCTGAGTATTATTTCTTTCGACTGAAACTGGTATTATTTTATTTTCATTATTTTCAGCTAAATTATCAAGGGTTTTGTCGATTTTTATACCACTTAATTCTCCTGTTTGTTCAATTTCTTTAATTGCTTCTTCATAAGGTTTACTTAATCCGTTTCTCATATTATTTATTTTATTAACTATATCACTTGGGTCAACTGATGCAACTGTATTAAAACTTTGTACGTATTCTTCGCCCATTTGTGGAGATTCAGCAAATTGTTGTTGAACAAATTGTTGTGGTTGTGAATTTTGAACCGCGCCAACTTGGCTTATTTTTGAATCTACTATTAAATTAGTTATATTTATAGCTTGAGAGATTACTAAAAGTGATATACATGATCATATTGCAAAATTTCTTTGTCATGCACTAACGTAAGCATCTCAAAGTGAGCTTGCAGAAACCAATCCAATTGAAGCAATTGCAATTAATATATTTAATACAGAAAATGTTTTTTTTGCATTATCTTTTAAAAATGTACTTAATATTCCAAAAAAGAAGTACATACCCCCAAGAGTTGAATAAATATATTTAAAATAACCATATTCACCATAAATTGTTTGTATGTCTTTGCTAAAATCAAATTTCATTGAATAGTTATTCTGAACATCAACACTAAAAAAAGGCACCATTAGAATTAAAAAAAAGCTAACTAGTGTATAAAAAATAACGTTAATTAAATCAACTTTTTTCATAATCTCCACCTCTTGTATTTACTATATTTTATACTAAAAGTGAGTTATTTACTAGTCATAGACAAAAAAAGATTAACAAAATGCTAATCATCAATTTTTAGTACTGCAATGAATGCTTCTTGTGGAACTTCAACCGATCCAATTGCCTTCATTCTTTTTTTACCTTCTTTTTGTTTTTCAAGTAATTTTTTCTTACGTGAAATATCTCCACCATAACATTTGGCTAAAACATTTTTTCGCATTGCTTTTATAGTCTCACGAGCAATAACTTTACTTCCAATTGCCGCTTGAATTGGAACCTCGAAGTTTTGTCTTGGTATTATTTCTTTTAATTTTTCAACTAAATTTTTACCTCTATTATAAGCAAAATCTTTATGAACTATAGTTGAAAGAGCATCAACTATTTCTCCATTTAATAAAACATCCATTTTAACAAGTTTTGATTGTTTATAACCAATCAAGTCATAATCAAATGATGCATATCCTTTTGATATAGACTTTAATTTATTAAAGAAATCAAAAACTATTTCATTTAATGGCATTTCATAAATCAGAGTACGTCTATTGTCATCAACATATTCAATATCTTTATAATTACCTCTTTTATCTTGACATAATCCCATTAAATCACCTAGATATTCATCAGGTGTCATTATTGTAACTTTTACATATGGTTCTTCAATAAAATTAACTTTTTGAGGTTCTGGTAATAATGCAGGGTTGTCAATTTCAATCAATGTTCCATCAGTTTTAGAAATTTTATAAACAACTGAAGGAGCTGTAGCTATTAATGTTAAATCATATTCTCTTTCAAGTCTTTCTTGTATTACATCCATATGTAATAAACCTAGAAAACCACATCTAAAACCAAAACCTAGTGACTGTGAACTTTCTTGTTCATAAACTAAACTTGAATCACTAAGTGAAATTTTTTCTAATGCTTCTTTTAATTCTTTGTACTTTGCACTATCAACTGGATATATTCCACAATATACCATTGGGTTAAGTTTTTTATAACCAGGTAAAGGTTCTGATGCTCCATTTTCACTTGTAGTTATAGTATCTCCTACATGAACATCTTTTACTGTTTTGATTGATGCTGCAAGTCATCCAACTTCCCCAGCTTCAAGTGAATCTTTTTTTACTTCGAAAGGATTTTTTATTCCTAGTTCTGTAACTTCATAAACAGCATTTGATTGCATCATTCTAATTGATTGACCAACTTTAACTTTACCGGAAAATATTCTTATTGAAACCATAACACCTCTATACTTGTCATAGTACGAATCAAATATTAAAGCTCTTAATTCATCTTCATCATTTGCATTAACTGGAGATGGTATGTATTTAACAATTGCTTCTAAAACATCTTCTATATTTTTACCAGTTTTGGCACTAATCATTGGCGCATCTGAACAATCAATTCCGATAACTTTTTCAATTTCTTCTTTAACTCTATCTGGGTCTGCTGCTGGTAAATCAATTTTATTGATTATTGGGATAATTTCAAGATTATTATCAATTGCAAGATAAACATTTGCAAGAGTTTGTGCTTCAATTCCCTGACTTGCATCAACAACAAGTAAAGCTCCTTCACATGCTGCTAAACTTCTAGATACTTCATAAGTAAAATCAACGTGACCTGGCGTGTCAATTAGATGTAATATATATTCTTCATTATTTTTTGATTTATACTTTAATTGAATTGAATTTAATTTAATTGTAATTCCACGTTCTCTTTCAATATCCATAGAGTCAAGTAGTTGTTCTTGCATATCTCTTTTTTGAACGCTTCCTGTTAGTTCTAAAATTCTATCTGCTAAAGTAGATTTTCCATGATCAATATGGGCAATAATACTAAAATTCCTAATTTTCTTTTTATCCATTTAATGGTTCGTTCCTTTACTTATTTTTATCTCATAGTTTTTTAACATACTCGTGACTAAAAATGCCTTCTTTTTGTTTAAATTTTTCTTTTAATATATCTATACTTTCTCAAACATTTTCCACGATTTCTCTTGAATAATTTCATTTAATTCTATTTCTATTAAATTCTCTTAAATCTAATATTTTGTAACTAAAATCATTAAATACTTTTAAATCTAAATCATAATCAATATATTTGATGGTGTTGTCTTCTAATAAATATGGAGAAGCCACATTACAATAATAATTAATACCTTTTTCTTTAAACATACATATAATGTTATATCATTCATTTGGGAAGAAGAATCATAAAGCAGGTTCTGTAGTTTTTCATTTTCTACCATTTATTTCTGTAATTACTACATCTTTATTAATTACAATTAACATTTCGTCAGTAGAATCTTCTGAAATTTTTATATTTTCTCAAGATCTATACAAATTACCATTATGTTTATAAGCATGAACAGTTGAAACTTTTAAGTCCTTATTATTCATAAAAACTACCCCTTTTTTAAATCATTCTTAATAATTATATAACACATTAACTTTTACTCTCAATTATAAAAGAATTTTTAAATATTAATTTAATTTAAAAGTAAAAACTACACTATTTTGTAGTGTAGTTTTTACCTAAATTTTAAAATTTAAATTAAGTAATTTTATTAACTAATTTTAATATTTCTTTGATATTCTTTTGAAAAACTAACGTTGATTTCTTTAGATGATGGGTTTGATTTTAATGTTTCTTTATATATTATTAAATCAAAATTATCATTACCTTTTTGACCTTTTATTGCTAAATTGTAAAAAGTCATTTCATAATTATTTTCATTTACTATTTTATTTAGATTTTTTGTTTCAACTATAATTTTTTTTATATCTAATGAAAATGAATCATTTTCATTTTCTCTAAACCCCATAACATAAATAACTAAACCTTCATAACCTTGAATATGTTGTGTGAATTCTCCTTGTTTTTCATCTCTCGCTTTTGTTTCTATATAATCAACTGTTAGTTTATTATCTTCAAGTTTAAGATGTCCTGATT carries:
- the typA gene encoding translational GTPase TypA — its product is MNKKIINIAVIAHVDAGKSTLVDAFLSQAGVFRANEEVKEQVMDSNDQERERGITIYSKNCSIEYKDYKINIVDTPGHADFSSEVERIMKTVDTVILLVDSTEGPMPQTRFVLSKALELKLKPILLINKIDKKDQRALEVVDEVLELFMELDADEEQLEFPTLFGIAREGIVQYSIEETSKNLEPLFETIIKQVGCYPLELANEPIQLQISSLAYDSFIGRLGIGRLFKGVLKENQQIVVSKNDKTTVKAKISGLFIYQGLKRVAVKEAQAGEIVVVSGISELTIGDTICDPENIDPLPPIIIEQPTMSMNFLVNTSPFAGKVGKFLTTRNIKERLEKELEVNVGLRVEPLSNSSADGFKVLGRGELHLSVLIETMRREGFEIGISRPEVIFKVDEKGNKLEPVEKVIIDVPTEFAGTVINKLNLRKGIMLDMHSDGVRDKVVYKVPTRGLIGFKTEFINDTRGEGVFVKSIIGYEDYKGKIDGRQNGVLISMANGVTLPYALNNLEERGILFVGPQVNVYDGMIIGLHSRNNDLNVNPTTGKKLTNTRASGSDDSVKLTPPKTFTLEEAIEFIEWDELVEVTPNDIRLRKKWLSENERKQHRNDPH
- a CDS encoding DnaJ domain-containing protein produces the protein MGWKKEFKKLKKEFNKSSSVFDYSDGVSSIIAWERSMMNASYWSSDNLLEQIEFYNKEIKNALSVQKLPDDFEPYDWRFGRFELFEYFYSMPAVSLFAKFYEYLSTRLDAYSATVIIMALTKFTYYTTTKFWKVFNFTFSNKDINDEPLKRLFDLMQRTATEIIDGIVEKSIRLVNSRKLDPYKNHLIIEEIIDLGDENTYHWSKMLDQAVDLAIETYMFQSNYGTGTSSTKFRSSFFEEEPEDFDDFFEKTKTIVFYDEVNEAFSYFGLTKLSKPEEFKKIYRKFAKQFHPDVNQEPYAAVEMKKINVFKTIIEQYFEKYEII
- a CDS encoding M48 family metallopeptidase is translated as MQKNLSIVKKLSYKGEEIEYHLSFKSQKYIRLKVVDKKIIITAPIQAEDWEIERLIYKNINKITKLISVQAAMFKINEGQGFVKIFGEDKIAYFTKNPTIDQPGYVFKIYETEQETIKKMYKKLSIIHHNNFLKVINNWKAYMNLDFKNLSVKEIKGKWGVCYPDKSKIVLNIRLIHYPIQALEYVVVHELAHLVHKNHSKSFWNYVGSILPNYKNISEILKVGAI
- the lepA gene encoding translation elongation factor 4 gives rise to the protein MDKKKIRNFSIIAHIDHGKSTLADRILELTGSVQKRDMQEQLLDSMDIERERGITIKLNSIQLKYKSKNNEEYILHLIDTPGHVDFTYEVSRSLAACEGALLVVDASQGIEAQTLANVYLAIDNNLEIIPIINKIDLPAADPDRVKEEIEKVIGIDCSDAPMISAKTGKNIEDVLEAIVKYIPSPVNANDEDELRALIFDSYYDKYRGVMVSIRIFSGKVKVGQSIRMMQSNAVYEVTELGIKNPFEVKKDSLEAGEVGWLAASIKTVKDVHVGDTITTSENGASEPLPGYKKLNPMVYCGIYPVDSAKYKELKEALEKISLSDSSLVYEQESSQSLGFGFRCGFLGLLHMDVIQERLEREYDLTLIATAPSVVYKISKTDGTLIEIDNPALLPEPQKVNFIEEPYVKVTIMTPDEYLGDLMGLCQDKRGNYKDIEYVDDNRRTLIYEMPLNEIVFDFFNKLKSISKGYASFDYDLIGYKQSKLVKMDVLLNGEIVDALSTIVHKDFAYNRGKNLVEKLKEIIPRQNFEVPIQAAIGSKVIARETIKAMRKNVLAKCYGGDISRKKKLLEKQKEGKKRMKAIGSVEVPQEAFIAVLKIDD
- a CDS encoding DUF402 domain-containing protein, with amino-acid sequence MNNKDLKVSTVHAYKHNGNLYRSWENIKISEDSTDEMLIVINKDVVITEINGRKWKTTEPALWFFFPNEWYNIICMFKEKGINYYCNVASPYLLEDNTIKYIDYDLDLKVFNDFSYKILDLREFNRNRIKWNYSREIVENVWESIDILKEKFKQKEGIFSHEYVKKLWDKNK